The DNA region GAGAGCCTCACCTCCCGGACCATCTCCTTCGTCAGGGGGGCGATGGCGCGGGCGCACCCGATCGCTTCTCTCGTCGCCCTCAACGCCTGCATCATCCCCCTCGTCTTCATGGTGCAGTTGATGTACCTCGTCCTCCTCTTCAACATCCCGATGCCCTTCTCCCTCATCCTCCTCATCCTCCTCGCCGCCGCGACCGAGGAGGTGGCGAAATCGATCGGCATCATCGCCGTCCTCAGGGGGACGCCGGGCACTTTCACCTGGAAGAACCTCGTCCTTGCCGCCGTGGCGACAGGCGCCGGTTTCCTCATCGGCGAGAAACTTCTCCTCTTCGTGATGATCGCCCAGGTCACAGGATCGGTCTTCGGCACCATCCTCTTCTCGGGCGTCGGCCTCCTCTGGGTACCCTTCCTCCTCCACGCGAGCGGGGCATTCATCCTCGGTGCGGCCGTCAAGGCCGGAGGGCGGCGCATGTACCTCCCCGGCCTTGTCATCGCCGCAGGCGTCCACGCCCTCTATAACCTCATCCTCATCGGAGGCGCAGTATGAACGCACGACATGTCTGGACAGTCGCGAAAAAGGAGTTCAGGGGGATAGGACAGGAGCGGACGATCGTGCTTGCGATCCTCCTTCAGGTCTTCATCGCCATGTTCTCCTCCTTCCTGGTCGTCGGCCTCACCTCCCTCTATGACCCGGCCTCGATGGACAGGTCTGGCAGTGTCTATGCCGTCGGCTATGCCGGGGCCGACTCTCCCCTGCAGGGTATCCTCGAAGCAGACGACACGTTTGCCGTCTACCGGATGGACCTCTCCCCTGCTGTCGCCGCCCTGAAAGAACGACAACTCGCTGCCGTCGTCTATGTCCCGCCGACCCCGCCCGACGCGGTGGAGCCCGTGCAGGTCACCCTGTACACCCTGAAAAACGATATCCAGACGGCGGTCGTGGGCGTGGAACTGAAGGAGGACTTCGAGGAGTACGAGACCTTCCTCCGATATGCGCGGGCAGACCGCCTCTCTGCCGCACCCATCGAGGTCGCCGTCCCGGCAGGGACCGGGGGACAGAGCTTTTTCCTCTTCATCTACGGCCTCCTCATCCCCCTCCTCCTCTTCATGCCCGCGATCATCTCGGCAAGCCTGATCATCGACTTCATCACCGAGGAGTACAGCGCCCGGACCCTCGACACCCTCCTCTCCACCCCCCTCACTTTCACGGAGATTCTCTGGGGCAAGGTCTTCGCCGCCTGGGTACTCGTGCCCCTCCAGGGCGGCGCATGGCTCCTCCTCCTCGGCCTCAACGGCATCGCCGTCCGCAATATCGTCG from Methanofollis sp. includes:
- a CDS encoding ABC transporter permease, which gives rise to MNARHVWTVAKKEFRGIGQERTIVLAILLQVFIAMFSSFLVVGLTSLYDPASMDRSGSVYAVGYAGADSPLQGILEADDTFAVYRMDLSPAVAALKERQLAAVVYVPPTPPDAVEPVQVTLYTLKNDIQTAVVGVELKEDFEEYETFLRYARADRLSAAPIEVAVPAGTGGQSFFLFIYGLLIPLLLFMPAIISASLIIDFITEEYSARTLDTLLSTPLTFTEILWGKVFAAWVLVPLQGGAWLLLLGLNGIAVRNIVEVLVHVSAASLVLILLGALAALHFRDRTNAQFIFSTGLVVVLLVALAVPANPANFIVLLAAGADVPWHWAALAVVLCGTLLLAAVTDRYARTIARRAMA